A genome region from Strongyloides ratti genome assembly S_ratti_ED321, scaffold srae_chrx_scaffold0000004 includes the following:
- a CDS encoding RabX6 gives MVSTLDDSFDYLFKIVLIGDMGVGKTCVVQRFKSGTFIEQQGTTIGVDFTMKTMIVDGKKIKLQIWDTGGQERFRTITQSYYRSANGIILCYDMTCKQSYESLQRWIDDVVKYAVPNVSKILIATKADKENERVVGYDEGLHLSSTHSMCGFFEVSSKNNINIEQMFYKMAVRLKKQYESGLLLDESGNSFSIKSNETSALPNTFNNCCKF, from the coding sequence atggtcTCAACACTAGATGACTCATTTGactatctttttaaaatagtccTTATTGGAGATATGGGGGTTGGTAAAACATGTGTTGTACAACGTTTTAAAAGTGGAACATTTATTGAACAACAAGGGACAACAATTGGTGTAGATTTTACAATGAAAACAATGATAGTTgatggtaaaaaaattaaattacaaatatGGGATACTGGTGGACAAGAAAGATTTAGAACAATTACTCAAAGTTATTACCGCAGTGCAAATGGTATAATATTATGCTATGACATGACATGCAAACAAAGTTATGAATCTTTACAAAGATGGATAGATGATGTTGTTAAATATGCTGTCCCAAATGTATCAAAGATTTTAATAGCAACTAAAGCAGACAAGGAGAATGAGCGCGTTGTTGGATATGATGAAGGACTACACTTATCATCAACTCATAGTATGTGTGGATTTTTTGAAGtttcatcaaaaaataatatcaatattGAACAAATGTTTTACAAAATGGCTgttagattaaaaaaacaatatgaAAGTGGTCTTTTATTGGATGAATCAGGAAATTCATTTTCAATCAAATCAAATGAAACATCTGCTTTACCAAACACATTTAATAATTGCtgcaaattttaa
- a CDS encoding ADP-ribosylation factor 2 yields MGLTISGIFQRLFGKKQVRILMVGLDAAGKTTILYKLKLGEIVTTIPTIGFNVETVEYKNISFTVWDVGGQDKIRPLWRYYFQNTQGLIFVVDSNDRERIEEAKEELTRMLNEDELRDATLLVFANKQDLPNAMATAEITEKLGLHEIRNRTWFIQSACATQGHGLYEGLDWLSQQLSQQ; encoded by the exons ATGGGTCTTACAATTTCTGGCATTTTTCAACGCCTTTTTGGAAAAAAACAAGTTCGTATTTTGATGGTTGGTTTGGATGCTGCTGGAAAGACAACAATACTTTATAAATTGAAGTTGGGTGAAATTGTAACAACAATTCCAACTATAG GATTCAATGTTGAAACTGTTGAATATAAgaatatttcttttacaGTATGGGATGTTGGTGGCCAAGATAAAATTCGTCCACTTTGGAGATATTATTTCCAAAATACACAAGGCCTCATATTTGTTGTTGATAGTAATGATAGAGAGCGTATTGAGGAAGCTAAAGAAGAACTTACAAGAATGTTGAATGAAGATGAATTAAGAGATGCAACACTTCTTGTTTTCGCAAACAAACAGGATCTACCAAATGCCATGGCTACAGCTGAGATTACTGAAAAATTAGGATTACATGAAATTCGTAATAGAACATGGTTTATTCAATCAGCTTGTGCAACTCAAGGACATGGATTATATGAAGGCTTAGATTGGTTATCACAACAACTTTCCCAACAATAG
- a CDS encoding Alpha-tubulin N-acetyltransferase 1, translating into MVDVDFDITPILGNNLARLDSMRMKQLQNGKIYDAIDELCKIASQSIQLRAPLTSCEKIINSENVLYILWEFDEESKMSKIIGYLKVGRKHLYLFDRDQISYEGNFLCVLDFYIHWKYQRKGLGRKLFDNMLRCEHTQPTSIALDNPTVTLLAFVDKHYNLCDPIWQNTNYVVFPQLFGNVEKQVINNAPDGWRRPQTPRRIGSNGVETTRWLGEAIPGHQSKSQSTGCHVDADQSTEGTLANRAHQAKQRKAHILSSKPLW; encoded by the exons ATGGTTGATGTTGACTTTGATATTACACCAATATTGGGAAATAATCTTGCTCGTCTTGATTCAATGAGAATGAAACAACTTCAGAATGGAAAAATATATGATGCAATTGATGAGTTATGTAAAATTGCTTCTCAATCTATTCAACTTAGAGCTCCATTAACAAGTTgtgaaaaaattatcaattctgaaaatgttttatacATACTTTGGGAATTTGATGa aGAATCAAAAATGAGTAAGATTATTGGATATCTTAAAGTTGGAAGAAAACATCTTTATCTTTTTGATCGTGATCAAATATCATATGAAGGAAACTTTTTATGTGTTTTggatttttatattcattggAAGTATCAAAGAAAAGGATTAGGACgcaaattatttgataatatgtTACGTTGTGAACATACACAACCAACATCAATAGCTTTAGATAACCCAACTGTTACTTTATTAGCATTTGTTGataaacattataatttatgtGATCCAATTTGGCAAAATACAAATTATGTTGTTTTTCCACAACTTTTTGGAAATGTTGAAAAACAAGTTATTAATAATGCTCCAGATGGATGGCGTCGTCCTCAAACACCAAGAAGAATTGGATCAAATGGTGTTGAGACAACTAGATGGCTTGGTGAAGCTATTCCAGGACACCAATCAAAATCTCAATCAACTGGATGCCATGTTGATGCTGATCAATCAACTGAAGGAACATTAGCTAATCGTGCTCATCAAGCTAAACAAAGAAAAGCTCATATTCTTAGTAGCAAACCATTatggtaa
- a CDS encoding Protein YIPF6, giving the protein MTDPFGNVSVDIDLLEKEIRSQSERNVTLDNSSFTNTQTAGGSSFGDSFKLTKAEGMDTLNESVKDSIMRDINSIVSTFKQVLYPKGETHEIMKNWNLWAPLFICVALALLLLGENKGPDFTQLFILTFFGSWVVTWNIKFLGGKISFFQAICIIGYCLVPQCVAALTFKILTAQIMGKKFIFFLRLLITFICFIWSALFHGLLSHMPNAF; this is encoded by the exons ATGACAGATCCTTTTGGTAATGTTTCAGTGGATATTGATTTA cttgaaaaagaaataaggTCACAATCTGAAAGAAATGTAACACTGGATAATTCTTCGTTTACAAATACCCAAACAGCAGGGGGATCAAGTTTTGGTgattcatttaaattaacaaaagcAGAAGGAATGGATACACTAAATGAAAGTGTAAAAGACTCAATA atgagAGATATTAATTCTATTGTTAGTACGTTTAAACAAGTTCTTTATCCAAAAGGGGAAACACAtgaaataatgaaaaattggAATTTATGGGCTCCCTTGTTTATTTGTGTGGCATTAGCATTGTTACTCCTTGGCGAAAACAAAGGCCCTGACTTCACACagctttttattttaacattctTTGGATCATGGGTTGTTACTTGGAATATTAAATTCTTAGGTggtaaaatatcattttttcaaGCTATATGCATAATAGGATATTGTTTGGTTCCTCAATGTGTTGCAGCTTtgacatttaaaattttaacagcACAGATTATGggcaaaaaatttattttctttttacgtttattaataacatttatttgttttatttggAGTGCT CTGTTTCATGGCTTGTTATCTCATATGCCTAAT gcTTTTTAG
- a CDS encoding Organic solute transporter subunit alpha/Transmembrane protein 184 family-containing protein: protein MRHQYFKSLQKGFLKRGAIEASRADSKGLSFLKNFFFKNDSNFKKNEEKKRNNNNKKLLKMSVNVENSTTINHKNDLITFLYDNVLKLISGTFLNCSHNPMEIPKSGEFLSKIDTAHLLTLIICSIICFITIIMCIIHISYVQIYVTNSNRKFFILFLAGTAPFVSIAALGAMIAPRIWFLSHLLSFFYFSIGLWIIIRLMMHIVDGRQAVVKKMSETNSKINLQTPPFCCVFPCLPKFSMEIKKIKILEIMVFQSSCIRLIATLLSLALVFEDPQGSGLSLKIIDFMTTPSLLLGIYGCHILVTTISKLEEVMPFRYVAVFRILDIFLMFFGMQQPIFDFIARIGVFGCGDVLPPLESAFFWKNSLIVIESFIVSLISTILLKPSRSALFDKYPNVNLETTTMSHEK from the exons ATGAGAcatcaatattttaaatctttacaaaaaggatttttaaaaagaggAG CGATAGAAGCTTCAAGGGCAGATTCTAAGGGCTTATCGTTTTTGAAGAATTTCTTCTTTAAGAAtgattcaaattttaaaaaaaatgagg agaaaaaaagaaataataataataaaaaactatTGAAGATGTCTGTTAATGTTGAAAACTCTACCACAATAAATCACAAGAACgatttaataacatttttatatgataatgtattaaaattaatttcgggaacatttttaaattgttcaCATAATCCTATGGAAATTCCAAAATCAGGTGAATTTTTGTCAAAAATAGATACAGCACActtattaacattaataatatgCTCTATCATATGCTTTATAACTATTATTATGTGTATTATACACATATCATATGTCCAAATTTATGTTACAAACTctaatagaaaatttttcatattatttttggcTGGAACAGCTCCT tttgtTTCAATAGCAGCATTAGGGGCTATGATTGCACCAAGAATTTGGTTTTTATCACAtcttttaagttttttttacttcTCTATTGGATTATGGATAATTATCCGCCTTATGATGCATATAGTTGATGGAAGGCAAGCAgtggtaaaaaaaatgtcagaaacaaattcaaaaattaatttacaaaCACCACCATTTTGTTGTGTATTTCCATGTTTACCAAAATTTTCaatggaaataaaaaaaattaaaattttagaaattatGGTTTTTCAATCTTCGTGTATACGCCTTATCGCAACATTATTATCTTTAGCATTAGTTTTTGAAGATCCACAAGGATCAggattatcattaaaaataattgattttATGACAACTCCATCTTTATTATTAGGAATTTATGGATGTCATATATTAGTAACGACGATTTCAAAACTTGAAGAAGTTATGCCATTTAGATATGTCGCTGTATTTAGAATtctagatatatttttaatgttttttggTATGCAACAACcaatatttgattttattgCTAGAATTGGTGTTTTTGGATGTGGGGATGTATTACCACCATTAGAATCAGCATTTT tttGGAAGAATTCTTTAATTGTAATTGAATCATTTATTGTTTCACTTATTTCGACAATATTATTGAAACCTAGCAGAAGTGctctttttgataaatatccAAATGTAAACTTAGAAACAACAACTATGTCacatgaaaaataa
- a CDS encoding Glycosyl transferase, family 20 domain and HAD-like domain-containing protein yields the protein MNEVESSNKISIEKPFQKNKKKDLVVSNEESVSNDVRRLLSIMNEAEKDIKQSNEKLIKDSLSTFVSIWRAKGKYSEVAFEGLLVILELCLQNNNENQHIFNSLIETLGYHSVQFWKSAIPIVFNSDLTYGSKYRDALLFNLTLFDVNFGKSKLKELFAADRYIQKSLLGVNAKRFSEQYHSLQRRRSKSSLIQSEDSLSEMSEDETEANAKNVKERQARRRRSININSSTESLDKHCDSGDDTNNINTTFSTGGLTSQYLKKRVINVSNAPPVSLKKEKTGEWEIKQGSGGLVSCVDPVMSKDHENMWLANLGMNINKKNNQIDYNKKGHIVDNSPTTNTLGLPLIRQQLADVLFHVLADDEEVEDACGKEKGMKDDLSLLGVLNNYNKANYKLNPVIVQEDDYNVYYGGISNGLIWPAFHNLEEYIVKTYDDPTILNDHWCAYVRVNYQFAIDAVRNSRPQDFIWIHDYHLMLTGLIMQNLDPNLEVGFFLHIPFQPTNDFFTKYKICSLPVLRGLLKFSKVGFQTHRDRASFIDYIKKYLTSAQISFDIKTDTYTITHEGTIASLGVFPVSIKNEDFLKIANNPETIEKSIEKRKLIMGENPPKDGNLIFSVERFDYTKGIKEKLNAWMHYFKKYPNRIGKDVLLQVAVTNRRSVDTYRIYQDECLEIAELINATYKCNEYPNWKPLILSTDGLSRNELVATYLAMDIGLVTPKKDGMNLVVKEMLVCNQNAGLVISTGAGSEIQFTNAGLYSDEEKTYKRIVNLFDVDEFAEAIYNAAIESKETRSKHGKKLNEFILANDIERWSTSFLDPAWSHQVIKLTDIKTLDDFYKLMMRTRDIRRQIVERVLKGIPISDHFSISLINAKESLLHACKPGTTQITLQTDGKENTNAQLDIAIEIKEFERDISFLEFALSDDVYNVEQFIDSLKSSHTEGSEQFRQEVVNVADLFYDADHFEYFFTDRDGTLKSYSCTYQGSVQPAYSGVIQAQFARRCAQTCCIVTTSPMLQIGVLDVSTIPEGYYYFGASVGRDWYLDPSHKFRDTTISPNDLHLLDVIFDDINKMLLETKWRRFTWIGSGLQKHYGHITLAHQDVYNTVEKEEVILLDKEIKNIVKKHDSSGEHIMIKLTDTDIKIFLKTSSTGKIFTKGDGITLFAKKMGFDLTKGRILVCGDSESDIPMLETCLKLNNENVFTVWVSTNNELKVKVGELCRQYNNNNYSFVSCPEVLLGAMAQATIREININRSNAH from the exons atgaatgAAGTTGAATCATCAAATAAGATTTCAATTGAAAAAccatttcaaaaaaataaaaagaaagattTAGTAGTATCAAATGAAGAGAGTGTCTCCAATGATGTTAGACGACTTCTAAGTATTATGAATGAAGcagaaaaagatattaaacagtcaaatgaaaaattaattaaagattCATTATCAACATTTGTATCAATTTGGAGAGCAAAAGGAAAATATTCTGAGGTTGCCTTTGAA gGTTTATTAGTTATACTTGAATTATGCTTACAAAACAATAATGAAAatcaacatatttttaattcattaattGAAACTTTAGGCTACCATTCTGTTCAATTCTGGAAATCTGCAATAcctattgtttttaattctGATTTAACATATGGTTCAAAATATCGTGATGcattgttatttaatttaacattatttgaTGTTAATTTTGGTAAGAGTAAATTGAAAGAACTTTTTGCTGCTGATAgatatattcaaaaaagtCTTCTTGGTGTTAATGCAAAACGATTTAGTGAACAATATCATAGTTTACAACGAAGAAGAAGTAAAAGTTCATTAATACAATCAGAAGATTCATTATCTGAAATGAGTGAAGATGAAACAGAAGCTAACG caAAGAATGTTAAAGAAAGACAGGCACGCCGTCGACgttcaataaatataaattcatCAACAGAATCTCTTGATAAACATTGTGATAGTGGTGATGatactaataatattaatacaaCTTTTTCAACTGGAGGTTTAACAtcacaatatttaaaaaaaagagtaaTTAATGTTTCAAATGCACCTCCtgtatcattaaaaaaagaaaaaacagGTGAATGGGAAATAAAACAAGGTAGTGGTGGTTTAGTTTCATGTGTTGATCCTGTTATGTCAAAAGATCACGAAAATATGTGGCTTGCTAATTTAGGaatgaatattaataaaaaaaataatcaaatagattataataaaaaaggtCATATTGTTGATAATTCACCAACAACAAATACATTAGGATTACCATTGATACGACAACAATTAGCTGATGTATTATTTCATGTACTTGCTGATGATGAAGAAGTAGAAGATGCTTGTGGTAAAGAAAAAGGTATGAAAGATGATTTATCACTTCTTggtgttttaaataattataataaagcaaattataaattaaatccAGTTATTGTTCAAGAAGATGACTATAATGTTTATTATGGTGGAATAAGTAATGGATTAATTTGGCCAGCATTCCATAATTTAGAGgaatatattgtaaaaacaTATGATGATCcaacaattttaaatgatcATTGGTGCGCATATGTACGTGTTAATTATCAATTTGCTATTGATGCTGTTAGAAATAGTAGACCACAAGATTTTATTTGGATACATGATTATCATCTTATGCTTACTGGTTTAATAATGCAAAATCTTGATCCAAATCTTGAagttggtttttttttacatatccCATTTCAACCaacaaatgatttttttacaaaatataaaatttgtagtTTACCTGTATTACGtggtttattaaaattttcaaaagttGGTTTTCAAACACATCGTGATAGAGCATCATTTattgattatattaaaaaatatcttacATCAGCTCAAATTtcatttgatataaaaactGATACATACACAATAACACATGAAGGAACAATTGCATCATTAGGAGTATTTCCTgttagtattaaaaatgaagattttttaaaaattgctAACAACCCAGAAACAATAGAAAAATctattgaaaaaagaaaattaataatggGTGAAAATCCTCCTAAAGAtggaaatttaatattttctgtGGAAAGATTTGATTATACTAAAggaataaaagaaaaattaaatgcatggatgcattattttaaaaaatatcctAATAGAATTGGTAAAGATGTTCTTCTTCAGGTTGCTGTAACTAATAGAAGATCAGTTGATACATATAGAATATATCAAGATGAATGTCTTGAAATTGCTGAATTAATTAATGCAACATATAAATGTAACGAATATCCAAATTGGAAaccattaatattatcaactGATGGATTATCAAGAAATGAATTAGTTGCTACATATCTTGCTATGGATATAGGACTTGTAACACCAAAAAAAGATGGAATGAATTTAGTTGTTAAAGAAATGCTTGTTTGTAATCAAAATGCTGGTTTAGTTATATCAACAGGTGCTGGAAGTGAAATACAATTTACAAATGCTGGTTTATATAGTGATGAagaaaaaacatataaaagaATTGTAAATCTTTTTGATGTTGATGAATTTGCTGAAGCTATATATAATGCAGCAATTGAAAGTAAAGAAACACGTTCAAAACatggaaaaaaattgaatgaatttattttagCTAATGATATTGAAAGATGGAGTACATCATTTTTAGATCCTGCTTGGTCACATCAAGTAATTAAACTTACTGATATTAAAACATTAgatgatttttataaattaatgatgAGAACAAGAGATATTAGAAGACAAATTGTTGAAAGAGTCTTAAAAGGAATTCCTATTAGTGAtcatttttcaatatcattaataaatgCAAAAGAATCATTATTGCATGCTTGTAAACCTGGAACAACCCAAATTACTCTTCAAACTGATGGAAAAGAAAATACAAATGCTCAATTAGATATTGCAATTGAAATTAAGGAATTTGAAAGAGATATAAGTTTCTTAGAATTTGCTTTAAGTGATGATGTTTATAATGTTGAACAATTTATAGAT aGTTTAAAAAGTTCTCATACAGAAGGTTCAGAACAATTCCGTCAAGAAGTAGTTAATGTTGCTGATCTTTTTTATGATGCAGAtcattttgaatatttttttactgaTCGTGATGGTACATTAAAATCATATAGTTGTACTTATCAAGGTAGTGTACAACCAGCATATTCTGGAGTTATTCAAGCTCAATTTGCTCGAAGATGTGCTCAGACATGTTGTATTGTAACAACTTCACCAATGTTACAAATTGGTGTTTTAGATGTTTCAACAATTCCTGAaggttattattattttggaGCATCTGTTGGTAGAGATTGGTATTTAGATCCAAGTCATAAATTTAGAGATACTACAATATCACCTAATGATCTTCATCTTTTAGATGTCATATTTGATGATATCAATAAAATGCTTTTAGAAACAAAATGGAGACGTTTTACATGGATAGGATCAGGTTTACAAAAACATTATGGACATATTACTTTAGCACATCAAGATGTTTATAATACAGTTGAAAAAGAAGAAGTTATACTTTTagataaagaaattaaaaatattgttaaaaaacaTGATTCATCTGGGGAacatattatgataaaattaactgatactgatattaaaatatttttaaag acATCCTCAAcaggaaaaatatttacgAAAGGGGATGGTATAACACTTTTCGCAAAAAAAATGGGTTTCGATTTAACTAAAGGGCGTATCCTTGTTTGTGGAGATTCAGAAAGTGATATTCCAATGCTTGAAAcatgtttaaaattaaataatgaaaatgtttttacTGTTTGGGTTTCTACtaataatgaattaaaagtaaaagttGGTGAACTTTGTAGacaatataataacaataattattcttttgTTTCTTGCCCTGAGGTACTTCTTGGAGCTATGGCTCAGGCAACAATAAgggaaataaatattaatagatCGAATgctcattaa